The following is a genomic window from Citrifermentans bemidjiense Bem.
TCCGCCGCTGCTCCACTGCAAATGGACGCCGCAACGCCGGGCGCCTTGGAAGCGCTCGATTGTGGCCGCGATATTCCCGGCGTGGCTGCTGACGTCCCGGCGCCCTGGGAGAGCGGGGGGGAAGGGGATGCCGGCGAAGAACTCCCCGATCCTCTCGATCCGCCCTTGCCGGCAGTAGCCGCGGAACCGGCACCCCCCGTCGGCTCCTGGGAGCCGGAACCGGCTGTCGCCACCGCCGCTACCGACGAAGCTCCCGCGCTTGCCTCATGGGAAGAGGAGATAGAGCTCGACCTGGACGACGATCTGCCGCTGGAGAGCGCCCCCGTGGCGTCCTCCGATTTCCAGGCCGCATCCCATGTGCCACACGCTCCCGTTTCTGAAGCGAAGCAGCCTGCCTTGCCGCCCGAGGCGCAGGACGGGATCGACCTGCAGCTCGATTTTTCCCTGGAACTCGACTTCGATGAAGTGGTGCAGTCGCTGGAAGAGGAGCCGCTGGACCAGGAGGCGGCCCCAGTGGTCGAGCTGGATATCGACGCTGCGGCGTTGGAGCTGAGCCTGCCTCAGGAACCGGGCGCGGACCTCCCCTGGGAAGAACAGCCGGAATCGGATGAGCTTTCCGCGGCGGAAGACCTGCCGGAACTGGAAGATCTCCCTGAACCGGAGCAACTTGCGGAAGCGGAGGAGCTGCCCCAAGTGCAAGCACCGGAGCTTATGGAGGTGCAGGACTGGGAGGCCCCTACGGAGGCGCCGCAGGACGAAGAGCCAGCTCGGATGGACGCGGCGGCGCCCGCCCTCTCGCAGCGGTTGCGCGGGTGGGAGGAGATCTATCCGGAGAGCGGGGATGCTCCCGAGGCGGAGTTGGACATCGAGGAGCTGGAGTCGCACTACGATCTGGGGATCGGCTATAAAGAGATGGGGATGTGCGGCGGCGCCATCAAGGAGTTCGACACCGCTGCGCGTAACCCTCACCGGCGGCTGGACTGCCTTACGCTGCAGGCCATCTGCTACCGTGAAAAGGGGGAGGCGGACCGGGCCGAGGACTTGCTGCGTCGAGGCCTATCCCTGGAGGTGATCTCCCAGCCGGAGCGGGTCTGCATCGCCTACGAGCTGGCCGTGCTGCTGGAGGATTCGGGAACGCCGGACGAGGCGATAGAGCTGTACCGGGAGGTTGTTCGCGCCAACCCCGGGTGCCATGACGCCTCTCGGAGGCTCTCCGCTCTTTCCGGGGAGGAGCGGCTGGACATCATCGAACTGGAACTGGAAGAAGGGTAGCGGCCGCTACCAGGCCATCAGGTTCAGCGGGGGGACCAAACGGATGGGGGCGTTGAAGACGTCGCCCTGGAAGCTGGCAGGAAGCGGCGGCAAGGGACCCGAACTCTCCAGGGTCTTTTGCACCATCCGGTCGTAGACGATGTTCCCCGAACTCTGCAGGATGAAGCTCCCCACGATTTCGCCGTTTCTCGCCACGCTTATGTTAACTACAATGGTTCTCACCTTCTGGTCCTTCTGCTCCAGCCACCACTTGTTGTTCACTCCCTGCAAGATTTCCAGGTAGTAAGCCTTCACATCGGGGCGGAGGGTGTCGCCGTCGCTCAGGCTCTTGAAGTACCCCTTGGTGAGCCCCATCCCGAAGGTGGTCGCGGACCTCTCTTCGGCGGGCGCCGGTTGCGGCGGTGCGGGCTGGGCCGTAGGCTGCTGCACTTCGACCTGCTGCGGCGGTGCGGGCGGGGTCTCGGGGACCGGTATCGGCTCGGCCTTGGCGGGATCGGGCTCGGGAAGTTCCGGTTCGGAAGCGGCAGGCTGTATAGCCGGAGCCGCGGGGCGAGGAGTGGGAATGGAGTTGAGGTCGACGTAGGTGACCGGCGGCCGCGGCGGTTCGCCCCCGCCGGGAAGGCCGATGAGGATGACGGCGCAGAAAAGGTGCAGTGCCAGAGACACCACTAGTCCGGTGATGAACTGCTTGTTGGGCTTTATCGGCTGGGCCGCTTCGTCAAGCGGCGCTAAGACTTCATCCATGGGTACTGCCCGTCCTTCTCACCTGATTACCTGCTGACACAGCGTCCATGTATAGCAAATAAGCCGGGGACAAGGCAATGAAAAGAAGCCTTGCGCGACTAAGAAAGGGGCTCCGTATTCACGGTGCCCCTTTCCTTTATGGTGATGGGATGTCCAGCGAGGGATGGGCGGCGCAGGGTACCCCGTCCCGCTACAGGTTCTGGGCGTCGACCACGGCTATCGCCGCCATGTTCACGATGGTGGAGACATCGTCCCCTCTTTGCAGCACATGGACCGGCTTTTTCATTCCCATCAAAAGCGGCCCGATCGCTTCGGCCCCGCCCAGCCGGTGCAAAAGCTTATAGCTGATGTTACCGGAGTTGAGGTCCGGGAAGATCAGTATGTTCGCGGGACCGGTGAGGGTGGAGAAGGTGTAGTTTTCCAGAAGCTCCGGGGTCACCGCCGTGTCCGCCTGCATCTCCCCGTCGATCTCAAGCTCCGGCGCCTTCTGCTTGACGATCTCCACCGCCCTTTTCACCTTTACCGTGAGGTCGTGGTTCACCGACCCGAAGTTGGCAAAGGAGAGCATGGCGATACGGGGAACGATGTCGAGAAGCTTCACCTTTTCCGCCGCAAGGAGGGCGGTTTCGGCCAGCTCCTCGGCTGTCGGGTCGATCTCCACCGTGGTGTCGGCGAGGAAATAGATCCCCTTTTTAAAGACCATCATGTACATGCCGTGCACGCCGGAGAGCTGCGGTTGCCTGCCGATGATCTCCAGCGCCGGCCTGATGGTGTCGGGGTAGTGCGAGTCGATGCCGGAGAGGAGGGTATCCGCGTCCCCCATGTGCACCATCATGGATCCGAAATGGTTCCTGGACTTGCGGCGCATGATGCGGCGCGCCTCCGAGAGGGTCACCCCCTTGCGCTGGCGTTTCCTGTAAAGCTCCGCGGCGTACCCTTCAGTCAGTTCCGAGGTCTCGGGATCGACTACGGTGGCGTTAAGCTCCATCCCCAGCTCGGCTATCTTCTCCTGCACCTTGGCCTTGTTCCCGATCAGGATGGGATGGGCGATCCCCTCCTCTATCAGCGCGTAGGCCGCCCTCAGGATCTTCTCGTTGTCCCCTTCCGGGAAGACGATCTTCTTGGGGTCGCACTTCGCCTTGTTGATGATCTGGCGCATGGTCTCCTTGGCGCGCCCCTGCAGCGCTTCGAGCCACTCGGTGTACTTGGCCATCTCCTCGATCGGCATGCGGGCGACCCCCGAATCCATGGCCGCCTGGGCCACCGCCGGGGCCACCCGCAAAAGCGCGCGCGGGTCGAACGGTTTGGGGATGATGTAGTTTCTCCCGAAGGTGAAGCTCTCGTTGCCGTAGGCGCGGCAGACCGAGTCGGGGCAATCCTCCCGCGCCAGTTCCGCCAGGGCTAAAACCGCGGCTTTCTTCATCTCCTCGTTGATGGTGCTGGCCCTGACGTCGAGCGCGCCCCGGAAGATGAAGGGGAAGCCGAGCACGTTGTTCACCTGGTTCGGGTAGTCCGACCTGCCTGTCGCCATGATGACGTCGGAGCGGACCGAGAGCACCTCCTCCGGAGTGATCTCCGGGTGGGGATTGGCCATGGCCATGATCACCGGGTCCTTGGCCATCTCGCGCACCATCTGCTGGGTGACGGCGCCTTTGGCGGAGACCCCGATGAAGACGTCGGCCCCGCGCATCGCCTCTTCGAGCGTGCGCAGCGGCGTGTCGTTTGCCAGGCGCTCCTTGTAAGGGTTCATCCCCTCGGCTCTCCCCTTGTAGATCACCCCCTTGGTGTCGCACATGAAAAGGTTTTTCGCTCTTGCTCCCAGGGAGAGGATGAGGTTCGCGCAGGCGACCCCGGCGGCGCCGGCGCCGTTGATCACGATTCTTGCCTGCTCGATCTTCTTGCCGACCAGTGACAACGCGTTGATGAGCGCCGCCGAACAGATGATGGCCGTTCCGTGCTGGTCGTCGTGGAAGACCGGGATGTTCATGGTCTTCTTCAGTTCCTCCTCGATGTAGAAACACTCCGGCGCCTTGATGTCCTCGAGGTTGATGCCGCCGAAGGTGGGCTCCAGCAGCTGCACCACCTTGATCACGTCGTCCGGGTTCTCCGACTTCACCTCCAGATCGAAGACGTCCAGGTCGGCGAAGCGCTTGAAGAGGACCCCTTTCCCCTCCATGACCGGCTTGCCGGCGATGGCCCCGATGTTCCCCAGCCCCAGGACCGCCGTGCCGTTGGAGACTACTGCGACCAGGTTCCCCTTCGCCGTGTACTGGTAGGCGAGCTCGGGATCCTGCTCGATGGCAAGGCACGGTTCGGCGACACCCGGGGTGTAAGCAAGCGAGAGGTCGCGGGAGGTAAGACACGGCTTGGAGGAGATGACCTCGATCTTCCCCTTGCGCCCGGTTGCATGGTATTCGAGAGCGTCCATTTTCTTTGTCATTGCTACCTCCTCAAGATAAATTACCCTCCTGGAGCTATCAGCTCATTGACCAAACAAGTACTATCTGTCATTGTTCCGGTCCGGGTTGTTAAGACGAGGTGCAGGGCCGAAAGGCCACAAGTATAGCATGGCGCAGGACCGCTACAATGAGCGGCGCGTAATGCAATGCTAAAGGCATTGAGCTTCGAAAAGAGCTTCTTGTCGCTGTCAAAACTGTCGATTCCATTGTCAATGGCATGCGGTCGTTGTAAATTAATTCTGTTGCGGCATTGACTGCCGTTCTTCGACCAAGCCCTCAGTCAGTGGGCAACGGAGGGGTGCGATGGACAATCTTTGGGCACCATGGCGGGTAGAATATCTGACTCAGCCGCCGGCGACGGAATGCATCTTCTGTGCGCAAGGTAACGACAGGGAGCTGCTGATTTTGAGGCGCACCCGGCTTTCGCGGGTGATGCTGAACCGCTACCCCTATTCCAACGGACATCTGCTGATCTCGCTTAACCGCCACAGCGCCGACTTGGGCGAACTGACAGCGGACGAACTGCTGGAGCTGATGCGCGAGGTGGCTCTTTGCCGGGACATACTGGCCCGCTCCAGCGGCGCTCAAGGTTTCAACATCGGCATAAACCTCGGCAAGGCCGCCGGCGCAGGCGTCGAGGACCACCTGCACCTGCACGTGGTGCCGCGCTGGTACGGGGACAGCAACTTCATGACTGTGGTAGCGGACGTCAGGGTGATCCCGGAGGCGCTTTTGGCGACTTACGACCGGCTGCTACCGTTTTTCCAGGCGGCAGTGGAGGGGTGATGGAAAGTGTCTGTATCGGGGTGGACGTCGGGGGGACTAACCTTCGCTTCGCCCTGGTGGACCAAGGCGGCGCGGTGCTTAGCAGGGTGAGCGAACCGACGGAGACGGTGACGGCTCCCGCGCCGTTTGTAGCCCGGCTGCAGGGGAGGGTGCAACAGCTGCAAAGGGAGGCGCTGGCCCGGGGAGTCAGGGTCGCCGGCGTCGGCATCGGTGTCGCCGGTCTCGTCTCGGGTGAAGGTGCGGTCCTTTCCAGCGTCAACCTCCCGGCGCTGCAGGGGGTAAACCTCGGCGCGGAGCTTTCGCGCGCCCTGGGGGTGCCGGTGCTGGTGCTAAACGACGCCAACGCCTGCGCCGTCGGCGAGCAGCGCTTCGGCGCGGGAAAAGGGTACCGCTCCTGGCTCATGCTCACCATCGGCACGGGGGTGGGGGCGGGGCTGATACTTGACGGCCGGCTCTGGACCGGGGCGAACGGGCTGGCCGGCGAATTGGGGCACCTGACGGTGGAACCGGAGGGGCGCCCGTGCGGCTGCGGCAACCGGGGGTGCCTGGAGCAGTACACCTTTGCCACCGCCATTTCCGCGGGAAACGACAGCGCCGCTGCCGTCGCCCGGCGCGCGGTGAGCGGGGACGCCGCGGCTGTCGCCCGTTTTGAGGGGGCTGGCCGCTACTTGGGCATCGCCGTGGCCGGGGTGCTCAACCTGCTGAACCTGGAAGCGGTAGTGCTGGGAGGAGGGGTGTCAGAGAGTTTCGAGCTACTGGCCCCGGCGATGCGCCGGGAGATATGCTCCCGCACCCTTGCGCTTCCCGGGGCGGCCGCCTGCGTCGTCAAGGGCGCCCTCGGCCCGGACGCCGGTGTCCTGGGTGCTGCCCAAGCCGCCTTCGACGCCGAAAAAATTTCCTCGCGCTCCCACCTTTCCTGAAACATATGCTATAGTTGCCGCTGGCTCGGCCAGCAATTTTAATTAACTAGAATGGAGGCCTTATGTGGTTTACTCGGAGAATCCTGGCAGCTTGTTTGTCCGCAGCGGTGCTGCTTCTTCTGGCAGGTGTGTCGTTCGCCGCCCCGATCTCCCCTGAAAACGCCTTTCGCAGCGCGTTCCCCCAGGTCCCCTTCGACAGTATGACCCCCACAGAGATCAAGGGTGTGTACGAGGTCGTTTCCGGGCCCAACATCTTCTACTACTACCCGGAGAAGGATCTCATCCTCACCGGCGAGATCGTGGGGAAGGACCTCAAGAGCCGTACGGCGGAGCGGAAGCAGGCGCTCAGCTCGCAGGTGGCGGCCAAGGCGATGGAAGCGGTCAAGGAGCTGCCGCTCGACAAGGCGGTCAAGGTGGGGGACGGCAAGAAGACGGTCATCGAGTTCACCGACCCCGACTGCCCGTACTGCAGGAAGGCTTCCGAGTACTTCACCAAGAGAAGCGACGTGACCAGGTACGTCTTCTTCGCGCCGCTGGCGCACCCGGCGGCCATCAAGAAGATCGAGTACATCCTTTCCGCCGAGAACAAGGCCGAGGCCTATGACGCCATGATGCTGGGCGAGGAGATTCCGGCCTCCGCCAAGCCGGCGAGCGCCGAGGTGAAGAAGCTGGCCCAGGAGCACCTCGCACTGGCGAGAAAGGTGGGTATCCAGGGGACCCCGACCTTCTTCGTCAAGGGGGAGCAGGTCATCGGCGCCGACACCAAGAAGCTGGATGAGCTTTTGAAATAACCTTCTTCACGCCAAAGGGGAGATGGAGACGATCCCGAACCTGCCGTCGTAACCGGGATCGATCTCCACCTCGCCCAGGCGCATCTTGCCGATGCCGCGCGCCAGCGTGGCGCCGGCAGCCTCCTCTATCAACCCCACCGGCGCATCTCTCAGTATGTGGAACTCGTTGCCGATCAGCTCCAGCAGGTGGAAGTAAAGCGCCTGAGCCTTTTTCGTCCCCGTCCCCACCTTAAGCGCCCCCCCGATCAGATCCAGAAGCGGTATCAGCGACTGGAACGGGGGGGCGTTTTCCGGTCTTGCCCCTTCCGGCCGGTCCGCCAGCAGCTCCAGCCTGTGCAGCACCCCGACCGTCACCTTGGCGCCGCAGGCAGGGCAGCGGTAGCCGTTTGCAATAGTCTGCGCAGGGGTGAGGCGGACCCCGCAACAGCGGTGGCCGTCCGCGTGGTACTTCCCCTGCTCCGGGAAGAACTCGATGGTCGATGCCACCCCGTTTCCCTCAATTATCCCCTGCCGGATCCCGCGGTAGGAGGGGTCGGTCCGAAACACCGTCGCCTCCCGCCCGAGCTTGGCCGCGGAGTGCGCGTCGGAGTTGGAGATGAGCGTGATGCCGTCTAGGGCCGATATGCGCCAGTTCATGGCCGGGTCGGAGGAAAGTCCGGTCTCGATGGCGTGCACGTGCGGGGTGAGTTCCTCGAAGCACTCGGCAAGCGAGTCGAAGCCGGAGCCGGAGCCGAACACCGAGAAGTGCGGGGTCCAGGCGTGCGCCGGGATCAGCAGCGCCTCGGGAGCCGCGTCCAGCACCATCTGCAACAGCTCCTTCGCGTCGAGTTTCAGGATGGGCCGGCCGTCGGAGCCCAGGTTGCCGATGCGGGAAAGGAGCAGGTTGAGCCGGTGCGCCGCCTGCAGGTCCGGGAGCAGGACCAGGCAGTGCACCTTCCTGGTGCGCCCCCCCTTGCGGTAAATGCAGCTGATTTCGGCGGTCGGCATGAAGAGGACCTCGGCGCGGCAGTTGGCGGGAACCAGGTGCTGCGGCGGGGCGTGGCGCAGCCGGAACAAACCGGACTCGGTTGCCACCAGGTCCCGCTCCAACTCCCCAAGCCACACGGGGTGGGTGCAGTCTCCGGTACCGACCACGCGGATCCCCTTCAACTGTCCCCAGTGCCAGAGGGAGGCCAGGTCGAGGTCGCGGCTTGTGGCG
Proteins encoded in this region:
- a CDS encoding tetratricopeptide repeat protein; translation: MATKKEKILESAQRFVLKGQIDKAIKDYQQVVALDPSDVRYRQRLAELLVRDRRKEEAIQEYEFIGKHYAENSYFLKAIAIYKQIQRLSPGNTAVALTVASLNHQQGLIGNALAEYGQVAAQFEKEGALKEALKVVEQMLGVDAEHCATRLKHAELLFATGAKDDSYSAFEQLAASLRARGHSADADVVAFRLQQLFPGKPGESSAAAPLQMDAATPGALEALDCGRDIPGVAADVPAPWESGGEGDAGEELPDPLDPPLPAVAAEPAPPVGSWEPEPAVATAATDEAPALASWEEEIELDLDDDLPLESAPVASSDFQAASHVPHAPVSEAKQPALPPEAQDGIDLQLDFSLELDFDEVVQSLEEEPLDQEAAPVVELDIDAAALELSLPQEPGADLPWEEQPESDELSAAEDLPELEDLPEPEQLAEAEELPQVQAPELMEVQDWEAPTEAPQDEEPARMDAAAPALSQRLRGWEEIYPESGDAPEAELDIEELESHYDLGIGYKEMGMCGGAIKEFDTAARNPHRRLDCLTLQAICYREKGEADRAEDLLRRGLSLEVISQPERVCIAYELAVLLEDSGTPDEAIELYREVVRANPGCHDASRRLSALSGEERLDIIELELEEG
- a CDS encoding energy transducer TonB — protein: MDEVLAPLDEAAQPIKPNKQFITGLVVSLALHLFCAVILIGLPGGGEPPRPPVTYVDLNSIPTPRPAAPAIQPAASEPELPEPDPAKAEPIPVPETPPAPPQQVEVQQPTAQPAPPQPAPAEERSATTFGMGLTKGYFKSLSDGDTLRPDVKAYYLEILQGVNNKWWLEQKDQKVRTIVVNISVARNGEIVGSFILQSSGNIVYDRMVQKTLESSGPLPPLPASFQGDVFNAPIRLVPPLNLMAW
- a CDS encoding NADP-dependent malic enzyme; amino-acid sequence: MTKKMDALEYHATGRKGKIEVISSKPCLTSRDLSLAYTPGVAEPCLAIEQDPELAYQYTAKGNLVAVVSNGTAVLGLGNIGAIAGKPVMEGKGVLFKRFADLDVFDLEVKSENPDDVIKVVQLLEPTFGGINLEDIKAPECFYIEEELKKTMNIPVFHDDQHGTAIICSAALINALSLVGKKIEQARIVINGAGAAGVACANLILSLGARAKNLFMCDTKGVIYKGRAEGMNPYKERLANDTPLRTLEEAMRGADVFIGVSAKGAVTQQMVREMAKDPVIMAMANPHPEITPEEVLSVRSDVIMATGRSDYPNQVNNVLGFPFIFRGALDVRASTINEEMKKAAVLALAELAREDCPDSVCRAYGNESFTFGRNYIIPKPFDPRALLRVAPAVAQAAMDSGVARMPIEEMAKYTEWLEALQGRAKETMRQIINKAKCDPKKIVFPEGDNEKILRAAYALIEEGIAHPILIGNKAKVQEKIAELGMELNATVVDPETSELTEGYAAELYRKRQRKGVTLSEARRIMRRKSRNHFGSMMVHMGDADTLLSGIDSHYPDTIRPALEIIGRQPQLSGVHGMYMMVFKKGIYFLADTTVEIDPTAEELAETALLAAEKVKLLDIVPRIAMLSFANFGSVNHDLTVKVKRAVEIVKQKAPELEIDGEMQADTAVTPELLENYTFSTLTGPANILIFPDLNSGNISYKLLHRLGGAEAIGPLLMGMKKPVHVLQRGDDVSTIVNMAAIAVVDAQNL
- a CDS encoding HIT family protein, with translation MDNLWAPWRVEYLTQPPATECIFCAQGNDRELLILRRTRLSRVMLNRYPYSNGHLLISLNRHSADLGELTADELLELMREVALCRDILARSSGAQGFNIGINLGKAAGAGVEDHLHLHVVPRWYGDSNFMTVVADVRVIPEALLATYDRLLPFFQAAVEG
- a CDS encoding ROK family protein, which translates into the protein MESVCIGVDVGGTNLRFALVDQGGAVLSRVSEPTETVTAPAPFVARLQGRVQQLQREALARGVRVAGVGIGVAGLVSGEGAVLSSVNLPALQGVNLGAELSRALGVPVLVLNDANACAVGEQRFGAGKGYRSWLMLTIGTGVGAGLILDGRLWTGANGLAGELGHLTVEPEGRPCGCGNRGCLEQYTFATAISAGNDSAAAVARRAVSGDAAAVARFEGAGRYLGIAVAGVLNLLNLEAVVLGGGVSESFELLAPAMRREICSRTLALPGAAACVVKGALGPDAGVLGAAQAAFDAEKISSRSHLS
- a CDS encoding DsbC family protein gives rise to the protein MWFTRRILAACLSAAVLLLLAGVSFAAPISPENAFRSAFPQVPFDSMTPTEIKGVYEVVSGPNIFYYYPEKDLILTGEIVGKDLKSRTAERKQALSSQVAAKAMEAVKELPLDKAVKVGDGKKTVIEFTDPDCPYCRKASEYFTKRSDVTRYVFFAPLAHPAAIKKIEYILSAENKAEAYDAMMLGEEIPASAKPASAEVKKLAQEHLALARKVGIQGTPTFFVKGEQVIGADTKKLDELLK
- a CDS encoding endonuclease Q family protein, with the protein product MTFIADLHIHSRFSIATSRDLDLASLWHWGQLKGIRVVGTGDCTHPVWLGELERDLVATESGLFRLRHAPPQHLVPANCRAEVLFMPTAEISCIYRKGGRTRKVHCLVLLPDLQAAHRLNLLLSRIGNLGSDGRPILKLDAKELLQMVLDAAPEALLIPAHAWTPHFSVFGSGSGFDSLAECFEELTPHVHAIETGLSSDPAMNWRISALDGITLISNSDAHSAAKLGREATVFRTDPSYRGIRQGIIEGNGVASTIEFFPEQGKYHADGHRCCGVRLTPAQTIANGYRCPACGAKVTVGVLHRLELLADRPEGARPENAPPFQSLIPLLDLIGGALKVGTGTKKAQALYFHLLELIGNEFHILRDAPVGLIEEAAGATLARGIGKMRLGEVEIDPGYDGRFGIVSISPLA